The proteins below are encoded in one region of Salvelinus fontinalis isolate EN_2023a chromosome 10, ASM2944872v1, whole genome shotgun sequence:
- the LOC129863759 gene encoding beta-crystallin A4-like encodes MTHHCTKFSGHWKIIVFDEECFQGRRHEFTSECCNVMEFGFETVRSLRVESGAWVGYEHASYQGQQFVLERGEYPQCDAFGGSNAYHIERMTSFRPIACANHRECRMTIYERENFLGRKGELSDDYPSLQAMGWCNNEVGSLKIQSGAFVCYQYPGYRGYQYIMECDRHCGEYKHFKEFGSHSQTPQIQSIRRIQQ; translated from the exons ATGACTCACCATTGCACCAAGTTCTCCGGCCACTGGAAG aTCATTGTCTTCGACGAGGAGTGCTTCCAGGGCCGTCGGCATGAGTTCACCTCCGAGTGCTGCAATGTGATGGAGTTCGGGTTCGAGACTGTGCGCTCCCTCAGGGTGGAGAGTGGAGC TTGGGTTGGCTATGAGCATGCTTCCTACCAGGGCCAGCAGTTTgtgctggagagaggagagtaccCCCAGTGTGATGCCTTCGGAGGTAGCAATGCCTACCACATCGAGAGGATGACCTCCTTTAGGCCCATTGCCTGCGCT AACCACAGGGAGTGTCGTATGACCATCTATGAGCGTGAGAACTTCCTTGGTCGTAAGGGCGAGCTGAGCGACGACTACCCCTCCCTCCAGGCCATGGGCTGGTGCAACAACGAGGTCGGCTCCCTCAAGATCCAGTCCGGAGC TTTCGTGTGCTACCAGTACCCCGGATACCGTGGCTACCAGTACATCATGGAGTGTGACCGTCACTGCGGCGAGTACAAGCACTTCAAGGAGTTCGGCTCCCACTCCCAGACCCCTCAGATCCAGTCCATCCGCCGCATTCAGCAGTAA